The nucleotide window ctttgttataaaaataagattgcAGTGTAAAACTAAAGAGAAATTTTCACACGAAGAATGTAATTAAGAAGAGTAAACACTATAAGAAGGAAAGTGCTTAAAAAGATgatattatactttgaaaaaggaaaaaactaTCTCAAACAAGGTGTTGAAGCGTGAAAATGTTCTTAGAAAATTTTGATTGGAAGGTCGATGGTTGGACAGACCTGTTCCAAGTGATAGATTAGTGCAATTATCATTAGTCTTTCGAAGGTCAAGAAAGAATTTGTAAATACATAGATGTTAAATATTTCGCGTAACAATGCAGTGTCTTGACGATGAATCGATAAATGGGTGAAAAAAGTGCCTGAGTCTAATGAGCTACCGCTTTTTTCATATGCTCGTAGCAAACTCGTAGGATTTTCGAAtattaccaaaaaaaaaagaaaaaaaaacagatgCTTTACTAATGTTCGatagtataattataaaacgaaaaaaaaaaaaaaagaaaaaaaaagaagaaggagacaAGATGAACGAAGAATCcctttgtataaaaaaaatcgttttcaaaaagaaaaaaacaggCGAAAAGGTAAATTTGTATTGTCGAACTCTTGCAAAGGGATctacagatatatatatatatgtatgtatacattatTGCATTtagtgttatatattttcagaacGATTGCCAAtcgtgtttttattttatatacgtatacattatacttatagGTGTGTGCCATGATATATAggaaattatatgtataaatataaatataaacgaaaggaattatacaatatatagattctctacatatattatatattaaatatatatgtgccgttaatatattaagaagaaacaaagagcaacgagagagaaaaatcgaCAGTTTTTAAAGCTTTGTATTCATTGGTTTTTGATGACTCAGATTTATATACaggatatttttaatcgttataTTTAGTACAATCGATTAAGTTTTATCGTGGAATGTTACAAACTGTAATAtcatattacattattatattatattatattatactatattatattaattacattatattggTATTGATTTATTCTTATCATTAGTTATAATGCCGCTGCATATGTATATGCTACATACAGTTAGGAGATGATTATGATGAtgaatatcgttttattataattatattacagcAGAACATTcgcaaatatagatatattagcTTTACttacattgaaattaataaagaatttctaacatttagtTGATGTATCATTAAGAATGTATGTTTCCATGTGCATGTAAGACAAAAGTGTGAATCGTATGATTTAAACAGgacattctattttaatttattaaattatttagtcTATTTTTCAGGCTGATAGctcgatcgaatcgaattgAGTTAACAATGATACACGATAATATGAATTCAAGAATTGTAAAAACATCTTCATAATTTCGTCGACACATCTTCAGCGATGGTGCATCAAAAACTGTGAGAAAAGATTTAACGACTATTTTTTGGCGACGACTTCGTTCAATGCTTTTATTATAAACCTTGGGAGAATGAAGGCGGCTCGGTGCACAGCGTCGTCATAATACTTCATGTTCATTTCATCGAGTTCGCTGTGACTGAAAACCTTCTTCGGTTCTTTGAAGTTCGTTTCCTGAAGatgtatttatctttttattcgtcTGTTTACATAAGActaatgaaaagaagaaaagaaaaattaaaggatCTACTTACAGGGTTTAATCCTCCAAGCACGAATCCAATTTGTCCCGTGGGGTAGGTAGGCACGGAAGCAACACCGTAAGTTGCAACCGGAAATAGGGACTTACAATGTTGCAAAGTTTGTGTTACATGGCTGAGATTCAACCACGCAGTACCCGCTTGACTGCAAACGATTCCACCAGGTTTCAAcgcatttttcattaaattgaaGTACGATTCGTGGAATAGGCACTCTGCTGGACCTACGTTCataaacgttttattatttcatttcattacaCGTAAGAAAATACTCCTATTGTACATTCTCCGTTCcttttacattaataaaattcgacCAAGGTATATTATACTATCGATCAAAATCTAAATGTATTAAGAAACGAACTGTAATTGACAAAAGTTTACTTACCGATAGGATCGCTACTATCGGTAATTATAACGTCGAATTCTTCATTGTGTTGCTGCAAGAACTGGAAACCGTCGCCTACGTTAAGGGTGACTTTAGGATGATCGAGTCCCACACTCATCGTAGGCAAATACTTTCTGGATACCTCTAGTACTTTCGAGTCGATTTCGACTTGTACGATTCGTTCTACTAGCGGATGTTTCGCTACTTCACGAGCAACCCCGCCGTCACCACCTCCAACTATTAACACCTGACAAGGAAATGATCGAAGCAGGAAAAGATATGAATACAAGATACGATACCTTTTcaataactataaaatttttcagaatatttaatCTATGCAAGATCTTACAGTTTTCGGATTTGGGTGGCTGCACAACGGTAGAAACGCGATCATCTCCTGATACGaaaattcgtctttctccGTGCATTGTATGATACCGTCTAAAATTAGGGTCCTCCCATGTGATTTCCTGTATACATGTAATTAAGACAGGTTCCTTTTGAAACAACGGCGAACAACTAACTTATCGGAAGTTTAGTTTCTTTCTGCTTTTTgtgctttcttttctctttttagaaTCTGACATATTTCACTAGATCAATAGATTTGtacattctttatatatttttctttcgctccCTACGCGAGTACTATGTTATAAgacataatagaaaattttatttctaagaaGCATCGTGTTACGGCAACagttatcatatatattttttgtatatatatatttcgtatatgAGGGAGATTAGATATATCGTAACTTACGAAAGACTGCGATAAGCTTTTAAAACTGAATTACACCATGAAAATcgatacaattaaaatatgataataatcgTTCGTATTTTTACAACTAAAAAATATCGGTCTTAAAAATAACACGAAGATACGGCGTTATTATTAGCTTCTTCGTAtcgtttaaaagaaattttaaattgaagaCTAtcttatttgttttctttcctctATATTTCTTCTCAGCTATGTCGCGCTTGCCCTTCGATGTTTTTTACTGTTATAGTAAGAAATGTTCTCAAAAGTAACTATGAGACttgataagaaagaaagattaaagAAACTCTAAACGTTTACACGAAATCCTAAGTTGAAGaccattttatttgttttctttcctctATATTTCTTCTCAGTTATGTCGTGCTTGTCCCTCAATGTTTTTtactgttataataaaaaatgttgtaaaaatCAACTATCAAAAATCTCTCAAAAGTAATTATGAGACttgataagaaagaaagatcaaAGAAACTCTAAACGTTTACACGAAATCCTAAGTTGAAGaccattttatttgttttctttcctctATATTTCTTTACAGCTATGTCGCGCTTGCCTTTCGATGTTTTTTACTGTTATAGTAAGAAATGTTCTCAAAAGTAACTATGAGACttgataagaaagaaagattaaagAAACTCTAAACGTTTACACGAAATTCTAAGTTGAAGaccattttatttgttttctttcctctATATTTCTTCTCAGTTATGTCGTGCTTGCCCCTCGATGTTTTTTactgttataataaaatattttgtcaaaaCCAACTATCAAAAATCTCTCAAAAGTAACTATGAGACttgataagaaagaaagattaaagAAACTCTAAACGTTTACGCGAAATCCTAAGTTGAAGaccattttatttgttttctttcctctATATTTCTTCTCAGTTATGTCGTGCTTGCCCCTCGATGTTTTTTactgttataataaaatattttgtcaaaaCCAACTATCAAAAATCTCTCAAAAGTAACTATGAGACttgataagaaagaaagatcaaAGAAAACTTGTTCCGctcgttttttaaaaaaaactcgtttataaaagaaactttGCTATTGTCGTCCGATGTTAAAGTATGAAAATTCGATCTCCTCTTCGATCTAACTGTTATAACGTAGGgatctataaaaatttcataagtCTGCAACTCTTAATGCACCGTATTCAAAATATCATAAACCTCCAACACGTATTTAGTTTTCtccaattatttttccaatgaaaatatcaatatctTTTACGttcaaagaaaatagaaaaagtgTAATATTTACGTG belongs to Bombus pascuorum chromosome 10, iyBomPasc1.1, whole genome shotgun sequence and includes:
- the LOC132911105 gene encoding spermidine synthase, with protein sequence MDAIKPGWFSEINNDLWPGVSLSLEVLDVIHRERSEYQEVMVIDTKSHGRTLILDGIIQCTEKDEFSYQEMIAFLPLCSHPNPKTVLIVGGGDGGVAREVAKHPLVERIVQVEIDSKVLEVSRKYLPTMSVGLDHPKVTLNVGDGFQFLQQHNEEFDVIITDSSDPIGPAECLFHESYFNLMKNALKPGGIVCSQAGTAWLNLSHVTQTLQHCKSLFPVATYGVASVPTYPTGQIGFVLGGLNPETNFKEPKKVFSHSELDEMNMKYYDDAVHRAAFILPRFIIKALNEVVAKK